In a genomic window of Occallatibacter riparius:
- a CDS encoding polyprenyl synthetase family protein, with protein sequence MKDPISRARELIHADVIRFQNTLEETLKPQADYLTETEYETYRRGKKLRPIMLMLAARMVLPEGETDLPQKVIQAAVSLEMLHVATLIHDDIVDFAPTRRGLKTVYSERGTEMAVLVGDMQFIQAIRCFVEGINVQQDMYLVKMVLDVGFDICRGEMDEIMTDAHSDPVHLRERYYRTIDRKTATLFALACESGCMLAGGTRRQAFYLSRYGRRFGMAFQIMDDIFDLVRPEHLAGKSPGIDIEQGRLSLPILYALEEAGEDDMLRKILRKEPHTAEDLSQAIESVGLSSATMKAYSQARQCALEAVDFLMEFPVSVYRDALQEIASYVVDRDFMEPD encoded by the coding sequence TTGAAAGATCCGATAAGTCGTGCCAGAGAGCTGATCCATGCCGACGTCATTCGTTTTCAAAACACTTTAGAGGAAACTCTCAAGCCGCAAGCCGATTACCTGACCGAGACCGAGTACGAGACGTATCGCCGCGGCAAAAAGCTACGCCCCATCATGCTTATGCTGGCGGCGAGAATGGTCCTGCCCGAAGGAGAGACAGATCTGCCCCAGAAAGTCATCCAGGCTGCTGTCTCGCTGGAGATGCTGCACGTAGCAACGCTCATCCACGATGACATCGTCGACTTTGCTCCCACGCGGCGCGGTCTGAAGACTGTGTACTCCGAACGGGGTACCGAAATGGCAGTCCTTGTCGGCGACATGCAGTTCATCCAGGCGATTCGATGCTTCGTTGAAGGCATCAACGTGCAGCAGGATATGTACCTGGTGAAGATGGTCCTGGATGTGGGCTTCGACATTTGCCGTGGCGAGATGGATGAAATCATGACAGATGCCCATTCCGACCCCGTGCATTTGCGCGAGCGCTACTACCGCACCATCGACCGAAAAACGGCAACACTCTTCGCGCTCGCCTGCGAATCTGGCTGCATGTTGGCGGGGGGCACCAGGCGCCAGGCCTTTTATCTGAGCCGGTACGGAAGGCGCTTTGGGATGGCCTTTCAGATCATGGACGATATCTTCGACCTCGTTCGCCCCGAACATCTCGCTGGCAAATCCCCCGGAATCGATATCGAACAGGGCCGGCTTTCGCTGCCGATCCTCTACGCGCTCGAAGAAGCTGGTGAAGATGACATGCTGCGGAAGATCCTCAGGAAAGAACCGCACACGGCCGAAGATCTGTCCCAAGCGATTGAGAGTGTCGGTCTTTCCTCGGCGACCATGAAGGCCTACTCGCAGGCACGGCAGTGTGCACTTGAGGCGGTGGACTTTCTTATGGAGTTCCCTGTCTCTGTTTACAGAGATGCCCTGCAGGAGATTGCGAGTTACGTTGTAGATCGCGATTTCATGGAGCCGGACTGA
- a CDS encoding glycosyltransferase family 4 protein, which translates to MRLAVFVSRLPPISRSGIGVSVSAECHSLAKAGCSVHVFTASEAALSVPEVVLKPLARDVFPKELPDCDILHLHSLGMATVALEAAQRLQLPLVYTAHSLIERELPQAQEWIRVQHRVMAAAHHVFFLNRMEQAYSQMHIASLRGKSSVRSHGSVSAASEPGARQRKPLIVIAGRLCKNKGTDLAVAALRLVMRAEPSVSALFAGPQGDEDCEAAVADLIAEFPRRVERSGWLERGDLMKTLRHARMALCPSRYEPFGLLPIEALQLGTPVLAAASEGACETLPGAPGVALLQSDDAPAWSRAILHEWRSGALLADAQRSGAAWIAERFDPERQTNLLIRTLQNVQSGFHVGARKAQVPCHVA; encoded by the coding sequence TTGCGGCTTGCAGTATTTGTCTCCCGTCTTCCTCCTATCTCGCGTTCCGGCATTGGTGTGAGCGTCTCTGCAGAATGCCATTCGTTGGCAAAGGCGGGGTGCTCGGTTCATGTCTTTACGGCTTCAGAAGCTGCTTTGAGCGTCCCAGAGGTGGTTCTCAAACCGCTCGCGCGCGATGTTTTTCCCAAGGAGTTGCCTGATTGCGACATTCTTCATTTGCATTCGCTCGGGATGGCAACCGTAGCGCTCGAAGCAGCGCAACGGCTGCAATTACCACTGGTTTACACGGCTCACTCTTTAATTGAGCGCGAACTCCCGCAGGCACAGGAATGGATCCGGGTTCAACATCGTGTTATGGCAGCGGCGCACCACGTTTTCTTCTTGAACAGAATGGAACAAGCGTACTCTCAAATGCACATCGCTTCCCTGAGAGGGAAGAGTTCGGTGAGATCTCACGGCAGCGTGTCAGCCGCCTCTGAACCTGGCGCCCGTCAGCGCAAGCCTCTGATCGTCATAGCTGGACGACTGTGCAAAAACAAAGGAACGGATCTTGCGGTGGCGGCATTGAGGCTCGTGATGCGAGCCGAACCGTCTGTCTCCGCGCTCTTCGCGGGTCCCCAGGGTGACGAGGATTGCGAGGCCGCGGTCGCCGATCTCATCGCCGAATTTCCCCGACGTGTTGAGCGCAGCGGTTGGCTCGAGCGAGGCGATCTGATGAAGACGCTCCGCCACGCGCGAATGGCTCTTTGCCCATCGCGCTATGAGCCATTCGGTCTACTGCCGATCGAGGCGTTGCAACTTGGAACGCCGGTTCTCGCCGCTGCTTCCGAAGGCGCCTGCGAGACCCTGCCCGGCGCACCTGGAGTCGCCCTCCTTCAGTCCGACGATGCTCCTGCCTGGTCCAGGGCAATTCTTCACGAATGGCGGTCGGGCGCCCTCCTCGCGGACGCGCAACGATCGGGAGCCGCATGGATTGCTGAGCGATTTGATCCAGAGCGGCAAACGAACCTGCTCATTCGCACGCTGCAAAACGTCCAAAGCGGCTTCCACGTTGGGGCGCGCAAAGCGCAGGTGCCCTGTCATGTGGCTTGA
- a CDS encoding SDR family NAD(P)-dependent oxidoreductase yields MWLEGRVAFVTGGSRGIGRATALRLAAHRPAHIAVGYVLDHEAARNTVAEIEQLGVPASAHCADVSDESAFRNVFSKIESRHGRLDLLVSAAARASFGPLLDASPRSWQRVMDLNARAFLLGAQLAAPLMVEGGRILGISSLGGRAFLRNYGLLGAAKAAIENLTRYLAVELAGRSIRVNSVCGGFVDTDSTRMLPEFEQAASAVASKTPLARVGKPEDIAAVLAFLCSSDSDWITGQTIVADGGLSLGL; encoded by the coding sequence ATGTGGCTTGAAGGACGCGTCGCATTCGTCACAGGAGGATCTCGCGGAATCGGTCGCGCAACCGCGCTCCGGCTGGCCGCTCACCGGCCTGCGCACATCGCCGTCGGCTATGTGCTGGATCACGAGGCCGCTCGGAATACCGTAGCCGAAATTGAACAACTCGGCGTTCCGGCCTCGGCACACTGCGCCGATGTGAGCGACGAGTCCGCATTTCGCAATGTCTTTTCCAAGATTGAAAGCCGCCACGGCCGACTCGATCTCCTGGTATCAGCTGCGGCTCGCGCCTCCTTTGGTCCGCTTCTGGATGCCTCGCCGCGCAGTTGGCAGCGTGTTATGGACCTGAACGCGCGCGCCTTTCTGCTTGGCGCTCAACTCGCCGCGCCCCTAATGGTTGAAGGTGGGCGGATATTGGGCATCAGCAGCCTGGGAGGGCGCGCCTTTCTTCGGAATTATGGTTTGCTGGGTGCTGCAAAGGCGGCGATCGAGAACCTCACGCGATATCTTGCGGTTGAGCTCGCCGGGCGGTCTATCCGCGTGAATTCTGTTTGTGGTGGCTTCGTCGACACCGACAGCACGCGCATGTTGCCGGAGTTCGAGCAGGCCGCAAGTGCTGTTGCAAGCAAGACCCCGTTGGCTCGCGTTGGCAAGCCGGAGGACATTGCGGCCGTACTCGCATTCCTTTGCAGTTCAGATTCAGATTGGATCACCGGCCAGACAATCGTGGCCGACGGAGGGCTGTCGCTAGGACTCTGA
- a CDS encoding acyl carrier protein, with the protein MEIPQQELASASDPFRAALAMDLSQVQERAISVVARCLDRKPGEVKLKSTLWGDLDAESLDMLDIVYSLERTFIIRMPRLNILQRATDLFGESAIVQGAIITPTGLAILKASMPEVPASFFQPNMRLNEFRRGISVESLVRVVLRCLGANAALRCAACQGEPQQVPNSPMEIRCSQCGAEMVLPSGDELVIEDLLRVGAELGIPKVADPTPENRDHES; encoded by the coding sequence ATGGAGATACCCCAACAGGAGTTGGCTTCCGCGTCGGACCCATTTCGCGCAGCGCTTGCCATGGACCTGTCGCAAGTGCAGGAGCGCGCAATTTCAGTCGTCGCCCGATGCCTGGATCGGAAGCCAGGCGAAGTAAAGCTTAAATCGACCCTGTGGGGAGACCTTGATGCTGAATCGCTCGACATGCTTGACATCGTCTACAGCCTGGAGCGCACATTCATCATTCGCATGCCTCGGCTGAATATTCTGCAGAGAGCGACAGACTTGTTTGGCGAGAGCGCCATCGTGCAGGGTGCAATCATCACTCCCACTGGCCTTGCGATTCTCAAGGCGTCGATGCCCGAGGTCCCTGCGTCCTTCTTTCAGCCGAACATGCGGCTTAATGAGTTTCGCAGGGGAATCTCAGTTGAATCGCTTGTGCGCGTGGTGCTCCGTTGTCTGGGCGCCAATGCGGCTTTGCGTTGCGCTGCTTGCCAGGGCGAGCCGCAGCAGGTGCCGAATTCTCCGATGGAGATTCGTTGCTCACAGTGCGGCGCGGAAATGGTGCTGCCCTCGGGCGACGAGTTGGTGATCGAGGATCTCTTGCGTGTGGGAGCCGAACTCGGAATTCCTAAAGTCGCAGATCCCACACCAGAGAATCGCGACCATGAGTCATAA
- a CDS encoding class I SAM-dependent methyltransferase, whose amino-acid sequence MLTAEQFQGIDALRLDAADAAAQLDHDHVAALRLWQSVVQDSFHRSIEQFQANVSRTSRGNALCQLLAELTADYVEWMQWALGDIPIFAIAIEANPELVSQRIGPCALVYFAGRVLDDFLDRHHLYRGRRVTLLGSLAQRRGTGAESEALTVLLALLLTLEGLEQLPRGADDVMRQVITSLRRLVTGILMDCSEPQHWSEEFYEHLIELKNVDYWRILYDALDPKRSSKLYQLLCGYYALAQKLNDLEDAARDESQGRPNIVSVFRSQADSGRSLARVLPSVAASVTADLLQLYGEARQLSELEKLAALKLLGHSRSEMEKLGVFGPEQPEHLAVGVHRGGLAWHATVDEFVQRYGIDAIETTSCPVCHLNASAAIFRKQGFQYNRCSGCTHIFVSPRLRDDIIQQMNQEQSGEAPDPFLESQSIYVDHICRLLSARSIGRRLLDIGHGRGHLMLAARAYGFQVHGIDSDENNCASLRPVFGDHVQQLRLPARRLPWGSFDHIVMSHVLEHLAEPAVSISAVAEALQPGAFLYVAVPDSEALQFRIFGRLWDAVHPILHPQFFNERSLRHLIEGCGLEFVARIPSPTLTGPGVERWMRMFRSLGGDESGELAILARRKGASELSPAP is encoded by the coding sequence ATGTTGACGGCCGAGCAGTTCCAGGGAATCGACGCCCTCCGGCTTGACGCCGCAGACGCGGCAGCGCAACTCGATCACGACCATGTTGCCGCGCTTCGGTTGTGGCAATCGGTGGTGCAGGATTCATTTCATCGCTCTATCGAACAATTTCAGGCTAATGTCTCCCGCACCTCGCGCGGCAACGCACTTTGTCAGCTCCTAGCTGAGTTGACCGCGGACTATGTCGAGTGGATGCAGTGGGCCCTCGGTGACATACCGATTTTTGCCATCGCCATTGAGGCAAATCCGGAGTTAGTTTCACAACGCATTGGTCCCTGTGCCCTCGTCTATTTTGCGGGCCGTGTTCTTGACGATTTTCTTGACCGCCATCATCTTTATCGGGGGCGCAGGGTCACTCTGCTGGGCTCGCTCGCCCAGCGGCGAGGTACAGGAGCGGAGAGTGAAGCGCTCACCGTGCTCCTTGCGTTGCTTCTTACCCTGGAGGGCCTGGAGCAATTGCCACGTGGAGCGGACGATGTGATGAGACAGGTCATCACTTCGCTTCGTCGTCTGGTGACCGGAATTCTGATGGACTGCAGCGAACCTCAACACTGGTCCGAGGAATTCTACGAGCACCTCATTGAGCTTAAGAACGTCGATTACTGGCGCATCCTGTACGACGCGTTGGATCCAAAGCGTTCGTCAAAACTGTACCAATTACTCTGCGGCTATTACGCGCTAGCTCAAAAGTTGAATGATCTGGAGGATGCGGCTCGCGACGAGTCACAAGGCCGCCCCAACATCGTTTCAGTTTTCCGGTCCCAAGCGGATTCCGGGCGGTCGCTTGCACGTGTGCTTCCCAGTGTTGCTGCTTCAGTGACTGCGGACCTTCTGCAGTTGTATGGCGAAGCGCGTCAGTTGTCCGAGTTGGAGAAGTTGGCAGCCCTCAAACTTCTCGGCCACTCACGAAGCGAGATGGAAAAGCTCGGCGTTTTCGGTCCAGAACAGCCGGAGCATCTGGCGGTGGGGGTTCATCGGGGTGGCCTGGCGTGGCACGCCACTGTGGACGAATTTGTCCAGCGATACGGCATTGACGCGATCGAAACCACTAGCTGTCCTGTCTGCCATCTCAATGCTTCAGCCGCAATCTTTCGCAAACAGGGCTTCCAGTACAACCGGTGTAGCGGTTGCACTCACATATTTGTCAGCCCGCGTCTGCGCGATGACATCATCCAGCAAATGAATCAGGAACAATCCGGCGAGGCTCCCGATCCCTTTCTTGAGTCCCAGAGCATCTACGTCGACCACATCTGCCGGCTGCTCAGCGCCAGGAGTATCGGACGGCGGCTGCTCGATATCGGCCACGGCCGCGGACACCTTATGCTTGCTGCCCGCGCGTATGGCTTTCAGGTGCACGGCATCGATAGCGATGAAAACAATTGCGCCTCTCTTCGCCCGGTGTTTGGAGATCATGTGCAGCAACTCCGATTGCCGGCGCGCCGTCTTCCTTGGGGAAGCTTCGATCACATTGTGATGAGCCATGTACTTGAGCATCTCGCGGAGCCGGCCGTATCTATATCCGCAGTTGCGGAGGCGCTACAACCGGGTGCGTTCCTGTACGTAGCAGTACCGGACAGCGAGGCGCTGCAGTTCAGGATCTTCGGGCGGCTTTGGGATGCGGTGCACCCCATTCTGCATCCGCAATTCTTCAACGAGCGTTCGCTTCGCCATCTCATCGAGGGCTGCGGGCTGGAGTTCGTCGCGCGGATCCCATCTCCGACTTTGACGGGACCGGGGGTGGAACGGTGGATGCGAATGTTCCGATCGCTTGGAGGCGACGAATCGGGCGAATTAGCCATTCTGGCCCGCCGCAAAGGCGCAAGCGAACTCAGTCCGGCTCCATGA
- a CDS encoding prenyltransferase/squalene oxidase repeat-containing protein yields the protein MELLGCAAPQTSGFSRQLYDAIPAGERKYLTATVLTMRWRLRNYIVSQQASDGTWRLYGREGDSPTDSVTTAFATAALFDDRGARIDAARAMAAHLDALPGSGPVSEAAVCYLWACSGIDVLDRVQQILNRSGQPTVARLAACWMLSLCHEHIASPASAEVRQALIAEVLKLVAEPWACAPLDRTLALQTLLTLHYRGEEIEDLFAPLLLDPIAPWEWKLEPFHDDVCCPSFNVVLLVSAIAKSLEGGAFSC from the coding sequence ATGGAATTGCTGGGATGCGCGGCTCCGCAGACGAGCGGTTTCTCACGGCAGCTTTACGACGCTATCCCGGCAGGCGAGCGCAAGTATCTTACGGCTACTGTTTTGACAATGCGCTGGCGACTCAGGAACTACATTGTTTCGCAACAGGCGAGCGACGGTACATGGCGCCTTTACGGAAGAGAGGGGGACAGTCCCACCGACTCAGTAACAACAGCATTTGCCACGGCCGCTCTCTTCGATGATCGAGGAGCGCGTATCGACGCTGCCCGGGCGATGGCGGCACATCTTGACGCACTGCCTGGTTCGGGTCCGGTATCCGAAGCCGCTGTCTGCTATTTGTGGGCATGTTCAGGAATCGATGTCCTAGACCGTGTACAGCAGATCCTGAACCGAAGCGGACAACCAACAGTGGCACGACTTGCGGCCTGCTGGATGCTCTCGCTCTGCCATGAGCATATAGCCAGTCCGGCCTCTGCGGAGGTCCGCCAGGCCCTCATCGCGGAGGTGCTGAAGCTGGTTGCCGAACCTTGGGCTTGCGCTCCGCTGGATCGAACACTTGCTCTCCAGACACTCCTCACGCTGCACTACCGTGGTGAAGAAATCGAAGACCTCTTCGCACCACTGCTTCTCGATCCGATCGCTCCCTGGGAATGGAAGTTAGAGCCATTCCATGACGATGTCTGTTGTCCTTCGTTCAACGTTGTGCTTCTGGTAAGTGCCATCGCCAAGAGCCTCGAGGGAGGCGCATTTTCATGTTGA
- a CDS encoding glycosyltransferase family 9 protein: MTQSESLQPTPLLPILLLKNYLHFLSRRPISGSNLHFKTGRIASLQTLAPFLSSSGVESIEDCVGMLRALTTTNLARFAPQILRGLHRYKEPELPRNIVVCNSPPPPEFFSGVKRAVIILGQGIGIGDEILTFPLAGSLRRRMPAGASLFVLSSYRDLWRDVEGVDSQGLYDGLGELVERIRCGDYDLVAMVDFERPGLLSTLCREPGVTRYIELAMGLRELSALDKTGGRVWKLEHPDPYYANFYHHMDRMKEWLGDGEERPSHLPEAVAPKTPAGREIAIYVSPFTSKEDPSQQFWSELLLSMLPEELPPGVTVQFAIDSGANYATRAFSRELAESIDKAGRAGVSARAASTIGVAGSLLSLADAMQRIAKTDIVVTSDSFPAHAGQLYGKLTLVLAREGVENWRAPAPGNFYLRAGAPIAELIAQTRVLLGDLGETCVVEASVAYAPSMQALRRSAHSLHCALNRADAEIDSQTLRTRWTDCREATLEVVMQAKDWPGCYAVLLADNDYLNLLPVLPAGDLASAASLLHLRCRAAEWRNSNLLKYACWPGFETTG; this comes from the coding sequence ATGACCCAGTCCGAATCGTTGCAGCCGACACCACTTCTTCCGATTCTGCTGCTCAAGAACTATCTGCATTTCCTTTCCCGCCGACCAATCAGCGGCAGCAATCTTCATTTCAAAACGGGCCGCATCGCCAGCCTGCAGACGCTCGCGCCGTTTCTTTCGTCAAGCGGAGTCGAGTCCATTGAGGACTGCGTGGGGATGTTGCGCGCCTTGACTACGACGAATCTGGCCCGCTTTGCGCCGCAGATTCTTCGCGGGCTTCACCGCTATAAAGAGCCTGAACTTCCTCGCAATATCGTTGTCTGCAATAGCCCGCCTCCGCCAGAATTTTTCAGCGGGGTGAAGCGCGCGGTGATCATTCTGGGGCAAGGAATCGGAATCGGAGACGAGATTCTGACCTTCCCGCTTGCGGGCTCGCTGCGCCGCCGCATGCCGGCCGGCGCCTCGCTATTCGTTCTATCGAGCTACCGGGACCTGTGGCGCGACGTTGAGGGTGTTGACTCGCAGGGACTCTACGACGGCCTCGGCGAGCTAGTCGAGAGGATTCGCTGCGGTGATTACGACCTCGTGGCTATGGTCGATTTTGAACGACCTGGACTGCTGAGTACCCTCTGCAGAGAGCCGGGAGTGACTCGCTATATCGAGCTTGCCATGGGTTTGCGCGAACTCTCCGCTTTGGACAAGACCGGGGGCCGCGTGTGGAAGCTGGAACACCCCGATCCTTACTACGCCAACTTTTATCACCACATGGATCGAATGAAGGAATGGCTTGGGGATGGAGAGGAACGCCCGAGTCATCTTCCGGAGGCAGTGGCCCCAAAGACCCCCGCTGGCCGGGAGATTGCTATCTATGTCAGCCCGTTCACCTCAAAAGAGGATCCCTCGCAGCAGTTCTGGTCGGAGTTGCTCCTGTCAATGCTTCCTGAAGAACTGCCGCCGGGCGTGACTGTTCAATTTGCAATTGACTCCGGCGCTAACTATGCAACGCGCGCCTTCTCCCGCGAGCTTGCCGAGTCTATCGACAAGGCAGGCCGCGCCGGCGTGAGTGCGCGAGCAGCGTCAACGATCGGAGTTGCCGGAAGCCTGCTGAGTCTTGCCGATGCCATGCAGCGCATCGCGAAGACCGATATCGTGGTGACCTCCGACTCATTTCCGGCACATGCCGGTCAGCTCTATGGAAAACTCACACTGGTGCTGGCGCGCGAAGGAGTTGAAAATTGGAGGGCTCCGGCGCCGGGGAACTTCTACCTGCGGGCCGGTGCACCCATCGCAGAACTGATTGCCCAGACCCGTGTGCTTCTCGGCGACCTTGGAGAGACGTGTGTCGTCGAAGCCAGCGTTGCCTACGCGCCTTCCATGCAAGCGTTGCGGCGTTCTGCCCACAGTCTTCATTGCGCTCTTAACCGGGCTGATGCAGAAATCGATAGCCAGACCCTGAGAACACGTTGGACAGATTGTCGCGAGGCCACGTTGGAGGTCGTGATGCAAGCAAAAGATTGGCCGGGATGTTATGCCGTCTTGCTGGCCGATAACGACTATCTCAACCTGTTGCCGGTACTGCCTGCGGGAGATCTGGCGTCGGCCGCTTCGCTCCTCCACTTACGCTGCCGAGCCGCAGAGTGGCGAAACAGCAATTTGTTGAAATATGCCTGTTGGCCAGGCTTTGAGACGACAGGATGA
- a CDS encoding SDR family oxidoreductase encodes MSELLKGQIAVVTGGSRGIGAAIAALFAAEGAIVAVNFRADQESAGKVVEAIVGAGGTATAHQANIADEAEVHRMVDEVLQKHGRIDTVVCNAGIVRDNLAASMPLEDYDQVLQVNLRGPFLVIREALPSMIRARSGSIVNLSSVRADTGGRGQCNYAVAKAGLQALTRSLALELAPRNIRVNAIAPGLIETDMTRAIREMGSEELTREIPMRRYGQPIDVAHAAAFLCSPRAAYITGAVLSVAGGLGL; translated from the coding sequence ATGAGCGAGCTTCTTAAAGGACAAATCGCCGTCGTAACCGGCGGATCGCGCGGCATTGGAGCGGCCATCGCAGCTCTGTTTGCTGCTGAGGGCGCCATCGTGGCGGTGAACTTTCGCGCCGACCAGGAAAGTGCCGGCAAGGTAGTCGAAGCGATCGTCGGGGCCGGCGGAACCGCAACAGCCCACCAGGCCAACATTGCGGATGAAGCAGAGGTTCACCGCATGGTCGATGAAGTCCTGCAAAAACACGGCAGGATCGATACAGTGGTTTGCAATGCCGGCATCGTGCGCGACAATCTCGCCGCATCAATGCCTCTCGAAGACTACGACCAGGTGCTGCAAGTGAATCTGCGCGGGCCTTTTCTGGTGATTCGAGAGGCCCTGCCCTCAATGATCCGCGCGCGCTCGGGCTCCATCGTGAATTTGAGTTCAGTGCGGGCAGACACGGGCGGACGCGGGCAATGTAATTATGCCGTCGCCAAGGCGGGCTTACAGGCCTTGACTCGTTCTCTCGCCCTCGAACTCGCGCCCAGAAATATTCGCGTGAATGCCATCGCTCCCGGCCTCATTGAGACTGATATGACTCGGGCCATTCGCGAGATGGGGTCGGAAGAACTGACTCGTGAAATTCCCATGCGGCGCTACGGTCAACCAATCGATGTGGCTCACGCAGCTGCATTCCTTTGCTCTCCGCGCGCAGCGTACATTACCGGTGCGGTTCTGAGCGTGGCTGGTGGACTTGGACTTTAG